One Streptomyces sp. CNQ-509 DNA window includes the following coding sequences:
- a CDS encoding aspartate/glutamate racemase family protein — MQQTARATATVGFLYPGYSAEDDYPRIQDMLGGETALPLVHTDIGEDAHRVDALLEMGSAARLAAGVDQLKARGAQAVVWACTSASFVYGPEGAARQVAELSETAGLPASSTSFAFARAVAELGVRRVAVAATYPEDVAELFAVFLKAANAEVTSTRGSGIITAAEVGTWARDEVLELARAGDHPDAQAVLLPDTALHTAAYVAEVEAALGKPVLTANQVTVWEGLRLLGRRATEPALGRLFSARD; from the coding sequence GTGCAGCAGACCGCCAGGGCGACCGCGACCGTCGGTTTCCTCTACCCCGGGTACTCGGCCGAGGACGACTATCCCCGCATCCAGGACATGCTCGGCGGCGAGACGGCGCTGCCGCTCGTCCACACCGACATCGGCGAGGACGCCCACCGCGTCGACGCCCTGCTGGAGATGGGCTCCGCCGCCCGGCTGGCCGCGGGCGTGGACCAGCTCAAGGCCCGGGGAGCGCAGGCGGTCGTCTGGGCGTGCACCAGCGCCAGCTTCGTCTACGGTCCCGAGGGTGCGGCGCGGCAGGTGGCCGAGCTGTCCGAGACCGCGGGGCTGCCGGCCTCCAGCACGTCCTTCGCCTTCGCGCGCGCGGTGGCGGAGCTGGGCGTGCGCCGGGTGGCGGTGGCGGCGACGTACCCGGAGGACGTGGCGGAGCTGTTCGCCGTCTTCCTGAAGGCGGCGAACGCCGAGGTCACGTCGACGCGGGGCAGCGGGATCATCACCGCCGCCGAGGTGGGCACCTGGGCCAGGGACGAGGTGCTGGAGCTGGCCCGCGCGGGCGACCACCCGGACGCGCAGGCGGTGCTGCTGCCGGACACGGCGCTGCACACGGCGGCGTACGTCGCCGAGGTGGAGGCGGCGCTCGGCAAGCCGGTGCTCACGGCGAACCAGGTCACGGTCTGGGAGGGCCTGCGCCTCCTGGGCCGCCGGGCGACGGAGCCGGCGCTGGGGCGGCTCTTCAGCGCCCGGGACTGA
- a CDS encoding D-2-hydroxyacid dehydrogenase, with the protein MSEIRVLVLDDDPPPDLDRLRGRAHVISTDEDGLAELLPSADVVLVWDFTSPAVRRAWPGPGPRPGWVHTPSAGVDHVLSAEFAASDTVLTNARGVFDRPIAEYVAGLVLAMAKDLPGTWERQRQRRWQHRETLRLAGTRAVVVGAGPIGRAIAETLGCLDVRTELVGRTAREGVRGQAELPALLVEADWVVCAAPLTEETRGMFGSDAFAAMPDRARFINVGRGPLVDTTALVAALEQQEIAAAALDVFENEPLTPEDPLWEVPGLFVSPHMSGDIVGWRGALSEQFLELFDLWEAGRPLFNVVDKQLGYVR; encoded by the coding sequence ATGTCCGAAATCCGCGTGCTCGTCCTCGACGACGACCCGCCGCCCGACCTGGACCGGCTCCGCGGCCGGGCCCACGTGATCAGCACGGACGAGGACGGGCTCGCCGAGCTGCTGCCCTCCGCCGACGTGGTGCTGGTGTGGGACTTCACCTCGCCCGCGGTGCGCAGGGCCTGGCCGGGACCGGGCCCGCGGCCCGGATGGGTGCACACCCCGAGCGCCGGGGTCGACCATGTGCTCTCCGCCGAGTTCGCCGCCTCGGACACGGTACTGACCAACGCCCGCGGGGTCTTCGACCGGCCCATCGCGGAGTACGTGGCCGGTCTGGTGCTGGCGATGGCCAAGGACCTGCCGGGCACCTGGGAGCGGCAGCGGCAGCGCCGCTGGCAGCACCGCGAGACGCTGCGGCTCGCGGGGACCCGGGCGGTGGTGGTGGGCGCCGGGCCGATCGGGCGGGCCATCGCGGAGACGCTGGGTTGCCTGGACGTGCGTACGGAGCTGGTGGGCAGGACCGCGCGCGAGGGCGTACGCGGCCAGGCAGAGCTGCCGGCGCTGCTGGTGGAGGCCGACTGGGTGGTCTGCGCGGCGCCGCTGACGGAGGAGACCCGCGGGATGTTCGGCAGCGACGCGTTCGCGGCGATGCCGGACCGGGCCCGGTTCATCAACGTCGGCCGCGGCCCGCTGGTCGACACCACGGCGCTGGTCGCGGCGCTGGAGCAGCAGGAGATCGCGGCGGCCGCCCTGGACGTCTTCGAGAACGAGCCGCTGACGCCCGAGGACCCGCTGTGGGAGGTCCCGGGACTGTTCGTCTCGCCGCACATGAGCGGCGACATCGTGGGGTGGCGCGGGGCGCTCTCCGAGCAGTTCCTGGAGTTGTTCGACCTGTGGGAGGCGGGCCGGCCGCTCTTCAACGTCGTGGACAAGCAGCTCGGGTACGTACGGTGA
- a CDS encoding spermidine synthase produces MVDVDGGTAELRPDPGRPRAWMLLLDGAPQSHVDLDDPVHLAFEYQRRLGHAADLVAPAGRPVQVLHLGGGALTLPRYIAATRPRSVQQAVEIDGRLTALVRAELPLPERARIRVRHGDARAVLARMPDGWADLIIGDVFHVARTPAHLTTTEFLGDVRRVLRPGGVYAANLADGPPLAYLRAQIATAAAVFPELCVVAAPAVWRGRRFGNAVLLASAVPLPVGELTRRAATDPQSGRVEHGRALRDFAAGARPVTDATATESPAPPPGVFT; encoded by the coding sequence GTGGTGGACGTGGACGGCGGCACCGCGGAACTGCGTCCCGACCCGGGCCGCCCGCGCGCCTGGATGCTGCTCCTGGACGGCGCCCCGCAGTCGCACGTCGACCTCGACGACCCCGTGCACCTGGCGTTCGAGTACCAGCGCCGCCTCGGCCACGCCGCCGACCTCGTCGCCCCCGCCGGCCGCCCCGTGCAGGTCCTCCACCTCGGTGGCGGCGCGCTGACCCTCCCGCGCTACATAGCCGCCACCCGCCCCCGTTCCGTCCAGCAGGCCGTCGAGATCGACGGCAGGCTCACCGCGCTGGTACGCGCCGAACTGCCGCTGCCCGAGCGGGCGCGGATCCGGGTACGGCACGGGGACGCCCGCGCCGTGCTCGCCAGGATGCCGGACGGCTGGGCGGACCTGATCATCGGCGACGTCTTCCACGTCGCGCGCACGCCCGCGCACCTGACCACCACGGAGTTCCTGGGCGACGTGCGCCGGGTGCTGCGCCCCGGCGGCGTCTACGCCGCCAACCTCGCCGACGGGCCGCCGCTCGCGTATCTGCGGGCGCAGATCGCCACCGCCGCCGCGGTCTTCCCCGAGCTGTGCGTCGTCGCCGCCCCCGCCGTCTGGCGCGGGCGGCGCTTCGGCAACGCCGTGCTCCTCGCCTCCGCCGTCCCGCTGCCGGTCGGCGAGCTGACCCGCAGGGCGGCCACCGACCCGCAGTCCGGCCGCGTCGAACACGGCCGCGCGCTCCGGGACTTCGCCGCGGGCGCCCGGCCGGTGACCGACGCCACGGCGACCGAGTCGCCGGCGCCGCCGCCCGGGGTGTTCACGTAG
- a CDS encoding bifunctional DNA primase/polymerase: MNRHASDAPASDVTPAGADWLASASPFPRSVHALWSQRPAAPAVLPCGGAFDVVSFPALPGRRVLELLWTQGAGSGPAAAVRDRTLLFAAPGTAARLPALLSWEEWRPGLPPALCHGPGDAVTLPPVYGRREGAGAGAARWLVAPEVRFPWLPGPKELLWGCVRAAVAAPEYRFSISGARVLRSSTSTGAVSSVG, translated from the coding sequence ATGAACCGTCACGCATCGGACGCTCCCGCCAGCGACGTGACTCCCGCCGGCGCCGACTGGCTCGCCTCCGCCAGCCCCTTCCCGCGCAGCGTGCACGCGCTCTGGTCGCAGCGCCCCGCGGCGCCCGCCGTGCTGCCGTGCGGCGGCGCGTTCGACGTGGTGAGCTTCCCCGCACTGCCGGGCCGCCGGGTGCTGGAGCTGCTGTGGACGCAGGGCGCGGGCAGCGGCCCCGCCGCTGCCGTACGCGACCGGACGCTCCTCTTCGCCGCCCCCGGCACCGCCGCCCGGCTGCCCGCCCTGCTCTCCTGGGAGGAGTGGCGCCCCGGGCTGCCCCCGGCGCTCTGCCACGGGCCGGGCGACGCGGTCACGCTGCCGCCGGTCTACGGGCGGCGCGAGGGCGCCGGCGCGGGGGCGGCGCGCTGGCTGGTCGCGCCGGAGGTGCGGTTCCCGTGGCTGCCGGGCCCGAAGGAGCTGCTGTGGGGGTGCGTACGGGCCGCGGTGGCCGCTCCCGAATACCGATTTTCGATCTCCGGGGCCCGGGTGCTAAGGTCGTCCACGTCGACAGGCGCCGTTAGCTCAGTTGGTTAG
- a CDS encoding AAA domain-containing protein, with product MTTEPRTGAHGPAESTRSAADTPAAGGTVAEAAGPAEASGAEQRARTHAPEPRTAATRPPRPAAPQPHGADPATAARAATEAILRDTLDGTSRGVLVDSPPGAGKSTLVVRAARELAAAGRRLLLVAQTNAQVDDLVDRLAREEPDLPVGRLHSSDPRPYDPVLDGHEHVRTATSLAGLAGLGVIASTAAKWAYVAAARAKEGDGAERWEHAIVDEAYQMRSDALLSVAGLFERALFVGDPGQLDPFSAVGAEQWSGLAWDPAASAVTTLLAHHPGLPQHRLPVSWRLPASAAPLVSRAFYPFTPFRSGTGPGERRLAFAERSDGSGADRVLDEAAASGWGLLELPAAHTPRTDPEAVAAVARVVRRLLERRGTTASERGEGELTADRIAVGAAHRDQAAAVRAALARTLPAVSADAVTVDTANRLQGMEFDVTVVLHPLSGRPDATAFHLETGRLCVLASRHRHACVVVCRAGVPELLDEHPSTEPVQLGAVVKFPDGWEAHQAVLAHLADHRVRA from the coding sequence GTGACGACGGAGCCGAGGACGGGCGCACACGGGCCCGCGGAGAGCACCCGGAGCGCGGCGGACACTCCCGCGGCGGGCGGGACGGTTGCAGAAGCGGCCGGCCCGGCGGAGGCGTCCGGTGCCGAGCAGCGCGCCCGCACGCACGCCCCGGAGCCCCGCACCGCGGCGACACGCCCCCCGCGTCCGGCCGCACCCCAGCCCCACGGCGCCGACCCTGCCACCGCCGCCCGGGCCGCCACCGAGGCCATCCTCCGCGACACCCTCGACGGCACCTCCCGCGGCGTCCTGGTCGACTCCCCGCCCGGCGCCGGCAAGTCCACCCTCGTCGTCCGCGCCGCCCGCGAGCTGGCCGCCGCCGGCCGCAGGCTGCTCCTCGTCGCCCAGACCAACGCGCAGGTGGACGACCTCGTCGACCGCCTCGCCCGGGAGGAACCCGACCTGCCCGTCGGCCGGCTGCACAGCAGCGACCCCCGCCCCTACGACCCCGTGCTCGACGGCCACGAGCACGTGCGTACCGCCACGAGCCTCGCCGGTCTCGCGGGACTCGGCGTCATCGCCTCCACCGCCGCGAAGTGGGCGTATGTCGCCGCGGCCCGGGCGAAGGAGGGCGACGGCGCGGAGCGCTGGGAGCACGCCATCGTGGACGAGGCGTACCAGATGCGCTCCGACGCGCTGCTCTCCGTCGCCGGGCTCTTCGAGCGCGCGCTCTTCGTGGGCGATCCCGGGCAGCTCGACCCGTTCAGCGCGGTCGGCGCCGAGCAGTGGTCGGGGCTGGCCTGGGACCCGGCGGCCAGCGCGGTGACGACGCTGCTGGCGCACCACCCGGGGCTGCCGCAGCACCGGCTGCCGGTGTCCTGGCGGCTGCCGGCGTCGGCCGCGCCGCTGGTGTCGCGGGCGTTCTACCCCTTCACACCGTTCCGCAGCGGTACGGGCCCCGGTGAGCGGCGGCTGGCGTTCGCGGAGCGGTCGGACGGGTCGGGCGCCGACCGGGTGCTGGACGAGGCGGCGGCGAGCGGCTGGGGGCTGCTGGAGCTGCCCGCGGCGCACACGCCGCGGACCGATCCGGAGGCGGTGGCGGCGGTGGCGCGGGTCGTGCGGCGGCTGCTGGAGCGGCGCGGCACGACGGCCTCGGAACGCGGCGAGGGCGAGCTGACGGCGGACCGGATCGCGGTGGGCGCGGCGCACCGGGACCAGGCCGCGGCGGTACGGGCCGCGCTCGCGCGGACGCTGCCCGCGGTGTCGGCGGACGCGGTGACGGTGGACACGGCCAACCGGCTGCAGGGCATGGAGTTCGACGTCACGGTGGTGCTGCACCCGCTGTCGGGACGCCCGGACGCGACGGCGTTCCACCTGGAGACCGGGCGCCTCTGCGTGCTCGCCTCGCGGCACCGGCACGCCTGCGTCGTGGTGTGCCGTGCGGGCGTGCCCGAGCTGCTGGACGAGCACCCCTCGACGGAGCCGGTGCAGCTCGGCGCGGTGGTCAAGTTCCCGGACGGCTGGGAGGCCCACCAGGCGGTCCTGGCGCACCTGGCGGACCATCGCGTACGGGCGTGA
- a CDS encoding phosphatase PAP2 family protein yields the protein MRLRQRWWTELLLVVVVYMAYSAGRLLARGDVTMAVDNGLALLDIEKTLHINFEDPLNRLFTAHAVLGVPADFIYASLHYVVTPVVLGWVWLRHRVHYRRYRTWLLLSTVVALVGFILMPTCPPRLLDPAYGFVDTMAQYSSYGWWGGEASAPRGLGGLTNQYAAMPSLHVGWALWCAVVLWRHAPHTPVRLLGVAYPLVTTIVVMGTANHYFLDAVAGAAVMGLGWLLLRPSLRAADGIRRRLYRLASLVGGRGTPAGGGVVAAGGPRPDDPDGSDVPADDRAPEKVRTGGGGAPGDEPEAPHIPSPRATHENPGPGDPPAPSGGRRAPVEQRGAAAQVMCRRLAY from the coding sequence ATGCGACTGAGGCAGCGTTGGTGGACGGAGCTGTTGCTCGTCGTCGTGGTGTACATGGCGTACTCGGCGGGCCGGCTGCTGGCCCGCGGCGACGTGACCATGGCGGTCGACAACGGCCTCGCGCTGCTCGACATCGAGAAGACCCTGCACATCAACTTCGAGGACCCGCTCAACAGACTCTTCACCGCTCACGCGGTGCTCGGCGTCCCCGCCGACTTCATCTACGCGTCCCTGCACTACGTCGTCACGCCCGTGGTCCTGGGGTGGGTCTGGCTCCGCCACCGCGTGCACTACCGGCGCTACCGGACCTGGCTGCTGCTCTCCACCGTCGTCGCGCTCGTCGGCTTCATCCTCATGCCGACCTGCCCGCCGAGGCTGCTGGACCCGGCGTACGGGTTCGTCGACACGATGGCGCAGTACTCGTCGTACGGCTGGTGGGGCGGTGAGGCGAGCGCGCCGCGCGGGCTCGGCGGGCTGACCAACCAGTACGCGGCGATGCCCAGCCTCCACGTCGGCTGGGCGCTCTGGTGCGCGGTGGTGCTGTGGCGGCACGCCCCGCACACGCCGGTCCGGCTGCTGGGCGTCGCGTACCCGCTCGTGACCACCATCGTGGTCATGGGCACCGCCAACCACTACTTCCTCGACGCGGTCGCGGGCGCTGCCGTCATGGGCCTCGGCTGGCTGCTGCTCCGCCCGTCGCTGCGCGCCGCGGACGGCATCCGCCGCCGGTTGTACCGGCTCGCCTCCCTCGTCGGCGGCCGCGGCACCCCCGCGGGCGGCGGCGTGGTCGCCGCGGGCGGCCCGCGGCCCGACGACCCGGACGGCAGCGACGTACCGGCGGACGACCGCGCCCCGGAGAAGGTCCGCACGGGCGGGGGCGGCGCCCCGGGAGACGAACCCGAAGCGCCCCACATCCCGAGCCCGCGCGCCACCCACGAGAACCCGGGCCCCGGCGACCCGCCGGCACCGTCGGGCGGCAGACGGGCGCCGGTGGAGCAGCGCGGGGCCGCGGCACAGGTGATGTGCAGGAGACTCGCGTACTGA
- a CDS encoding bifunctional diguanylate cyclase/phosphodiesterase: MDDFRAAFDGAQLAMAVVGGDGLVRAANSRMQELVGAGESGLAGASAAELTGLRDEPWSWAGFVDVLQGRRASLRCTRRMKDAGGRSLSVEMTLTPLSGGRALLSLSDVTEQRELRAKLRHLKMHDPVTRLPNRELFFERLTGALQEARQEEEPAAEHGGAGRGRGQGGSRTRTRAAAPAPGAAGRVGLAYLDLDGFKAVNDTLGHRVGDRLLAAVARRLVACTAEAGKAEKHGITVARLGGDEFAVLVARSAGTEQLGELAQRLLDALQEPFDLAGQRLAVSASIGVVERAASGQTATALMQAADTTLYWAKADGKARWTLFDPERNAHRMTRQALSSTLRPAIERDEFTLDYQPLIDLGDGSVRGVEALVRWQHPKLGTLTPNRFIGLAEENGAIVPLGRWVLATACRRAAGWRRLRPADPVFVSVNVAVRQVWDSDLVADVAQILEETGLPPRLLQLELTESAVMGSAGRPLQALQELSEMGVGIAIDDFGTGYSNLAYLSRLPVSALKLDGSFVRGFSSAEHPSPADETIVEALVDLAHRLGISVTAECVESGEQAERLRRIGCDTAQGWFYSRAVPAERVERLL, from the coding sequence GTGGACGACTTCCGCGCCGCCTTCGACGGGGCACAGCTCGCGATGGCCGTCGTGGGCGGCGACGGCCTCGTACGGGCCGCGAACAGCCGGATGCAGGAGCTGGTCGGCGCCGGCGAGAGCGGTCTCGCCGGCGCCTCGGCGGCGGAGCTGACCGGGCTGCGCGACGAGCCGTGGAGCTGGGCCGGCTTCGTGGACGTCCTCCAGGGCAGGCGCGCCTCCCTGCGCTGTACGCGGCGGATGAAGGACGCGGGCGGCCGGTCGCTGTCGGTCGAGATGACCCTCACCCCGCTGTCCGGCGGGCGGGCGCTGCTGTCGCTCTCGGACGTCACCGAGCAGCGCGAGCTGCGCGCGAAGCTGCGCCATCTGAAGATGCACGACCCGGTGACCCGGCTGCCGAACCGGGAGCTGTTCTTCGAGCGGCTCACCGGCGCGCTCCAGGAGGCCAGGCAGGAGGAGGAGCCCGCGGCCGAGCACGGCGGCGCCGGCCGGGGCCGCGGGCAGGGCGGATCCCGTACGCGCACGAGGGCGGCGGCGCCGGCGCCGGGGGCGGCGGGGCGCGTCGGTCTCGCCTACCTCGACCTCGACGGCTTCAAGGCCGTCAACGACACCCTCGGGCACCGCGTGGGCGACCGGCTGCTCGCCGCCGTCGCGCGCCGGCTGGTGGCCTGCACCGCGGAGGCGGGCAAGGCCGAGAAGCACGGCATCACGGTCGCCCGGCTCGGCGGTGACGAGTTCGCGGTGCTGGTGGCCCGCTCCGCCGGTACGGAACAGCTCGGCGAGCTGGCGCAGCGGCTGCTCGACGCGCTCCAGGAGCCGTTCGACCTCGCCGGGCAGCGGCTCGCGGTCTCGGCGAGCATCGGCGTCGTCGAGCGCGCGGCCAGCGGGCAGACGGCCACGGCGCTGATGCAGGCCGCCGACACCACGCTGTACTGGGCGAAGGCCGACGGCAAGGCCCGCTGGACCCTCTTCGACCCCGAGCGCAACGCCCACCGGATGACCCGGCAGGCGCTCTCCTCCACGCTGCGCCCGGCCATCGAGCGCGACGAGTTCACGCTGGACTACCAGCCGCTCATCGACCTCGGCGACGGCAGCGTGCGCGGCGTGGAGGCGCTGGTGCGCTGGCAGCACCCGAAGCTCGGCACCCTGACGCCGAATCGGTTCATCGGACTGGCCGAGGAGAACGGCGCGATCGTGCCGCTCGGCCGCTGGGTGCTGGCCACCGCGTGCCGCCGCGCGGCCGGCTGGCGCCGGCTGCGCCCCGCCGACCCGGTGTTCGTCAGCGTCAACGTCGCCGTGCGGCAGGTGTGGGACTCCGACCTGGTCGCCGACGTGGCGCAGATCCTGGAGGAGACGGGCCTGCCGCCGCGGCTGCTGCAGCTGGAGCTGACCGAGTCGGCGGTCATGGGCTCGGCCGGCCGGCCGCTCCAGGCGCTCCAGGAGCTGAGCGAGATGGGCGTCGGCATCGCCATCGACGACTTCGGTACGGGCTACTCCAACCTCGCGTACCTCAGCAGGCTGCCGGTCTCCGCGCTGAAGCTCGACGGATCGTTCGTCCGCGGCTTCAGCTCCGCGGAGCACCCGAGCCCGGCGGACGAGACGATCGTCGAGGCCCTGGTCGACCTCGCGCACCGGCTGGGCATCAGCGTCACCGCGGAGTGCGTGGAGAGCGGCGAGCAGGCCGAGCGGCTGCGCCGGATCGGGTGCGACACGGCGCAGGGCTGGTTCTACTCCCGGGCCGTGCCGGCCGAACGGGTGGAGCGGCTGCTGTAG
- a CDS encoding M6 family metalloprotease domain-containing protein: MEQDQSRALHRAAAVATSLSAVMATSLIADPVGAQPGHPCALERTAAHHSEGIAGWDPAYPRPKKTLDAVMVYLSFPDSEPLTSPDELTGDHFPATAEFFERASYGQFRLRVDARERWIRMPSDSLSYGIARDWDPTARSRFLNDAVSAADRKVDFRDYDVVYLVADPDAPGVDSDATKVVNFETPMRADGTDLHRIVTVFEQHPPDRNVLAHETGHVFDLPDLYHRPLDGRADWDTHVGDWDLMGSQFGLAPDPFGWHKWKLGWLGDDQVGCAANPGSDRFTLHALSAPTSPRTPPRGTTETQAENGAGELREQGGNGKGAAVLRRDTRLVVVPTGATTAVAVEARGRYANDRHACTEGVLVYRVHTGTDSGGGPVEVVDGHPRTAACHDTSVYPPLADAPLGEGESLELKREGVRVEVTGRMADGGWGVRVVRGAAKRG; the protein is encoded by the coding sequence GTGGAACAGGACCAGTCGCGCGCGTTGCACCGGGCCGCCGCCGTGGCGACCTCGCTCTCCGCCGTCATGGCCACCTCCCTCATCGCCGACCCGGTCGGCGCCCAGCCGGGACACCCCTGTGCGCTGGAGCGGACCGCCGCCCACCACTCGGAGGGGATCGCCGGCTGGGACCCGGCGTACCCGCGGCCGAAGAAGACCCTCGACGCGGTGATGGTGTATCTCTCCTTCCCCGATTCGGAGCCGCTGACCTCCCCGGACGAGCTGACCGGCGACCACTTCCCGGCCACCGCCGAGTTCTTCGAGCGGGCCTCGTACGGGCAGTTCCGGCTGCGGGTCGACGCGCGCGAGCGGTGGATACGCATGCCGTCGGACTCTCTGTCGTACGGCATCGCCCGCGACTGGGACCCGACGGCGCGCAGCCGTTTCCTGAACGACGCGGTGTCCGCGGCCGATCGGAAAGTGGACTTCCGTGACTACGACGTGGTCTATCTTGTCGCCGACCCGGATGCCCCCGGCGTGGATTCCGACGCCACCAAGGTGGTCAACTTCGAAACCCCGATGCGCGCCGACGGCACCGACCTGCACCGCATCGTCACCGTCTTCGAGCAGCACCCGCCCGACCGCAACGTCCTCGCCCACGAGACCGGCCACGTCTTCGACCTCCCCGACCTCTACCACCGGCCGCTCGACGGCAGGGCCGACTGGGACACCCACGTCGGCGACTGGGACCTCATGGGCAGCCAGTTCGGGCTGGCGCCCGACCCCTTCGGCTGGCACAAGTGGAAACTCGGCTGGCTCGGAGACGACCAGGTCGGCTGCGCCGCGAACCCCGGATCGGACCGCTTCACGCTGCACGCGCTGTCCGCCCCCACGAGCCCGCGGACGCCCCCGCGCGGCACCACGGAGACGCAAGCGGAGAACGGGGCGGGGGAGCTCCGGGAGCAGGGCGGGAACGGGAAGGGGGCGGCGGTCCTGCGGCGCGACACCCGGCTCGTCGTCGTGCCCACCGGCGCCACCACCGCCGTCGCCGTCGAGGCCCGCGGCCGCTACGCCAACGACCGCCACGCCTGCACCGAGGGCGTCCTCGTCTACCGCGTCCACACCGGCACCGACTCCGGCGGCGGCCCCGTCGAGGTCGTCGACGGCCACCCCCGCACCGCCGCCTGCCACGACACCTCCGTCTACCCCCCGCTCGCCGACGCCCCGCTGGGCGAGGGCGAGAGCCTGGAGCTGAAGCGCGAGGGCGTACGCGTGGAGGTCACCGGGCGTATGGCGGACGGGGGCTGGGGCGTACGGGTCGTACGGGGCGCGGCGAAGCGGGGGTGA
- a CDS encoding aspartate/glutamate racemase family protein translates to MDVSFLGGPQPQRGVGVVAPFDFALDRELWRWVPDDVSLHLTRTPYVPVEVSLDLARLVSEHQTLREAVRALTAVSPEVIAYACASGSFADGRMGERAMTAAMSSAAAVPALTTSGAMLAALNEIGARRTAIVTPYTPSVTGALEDFLEEGGIEVTGRASLGLTRHIWRVPYREVVEMARLAVAQGSPDALFISCTNLPTYDVIPQLEAELRMPVLSANQVTVWEALQRIGKDAVGPYQALLDPAARLGWASMPPPDATVLPDVTVLSAEPAGGPPEVPAPPAEIAAPPPPPEAALAGSAQAQAQDADAVDAAEPLWPDDPGQWPA, encoded by the coding sequence ATGGACGTCTCTTTTCTGGGCGGACCACAGCCACAGCGTGGTGTGGGTGTCGTAGCCCCTTTTGACTTCGCGCTCGACCGCGAACTCTGGCGATGGGTGCCGGACGATGTGTCCCTGCATCTGACGCGCACCCCCTACGTCCCCGTCGAGGTCAGCCTCGACCTGGCCAGACTCGTGAGTGAGCACCAGACCCTGCGCGAGGCGGTCAGGGCCCTGACCGCCGTCTCCCCCGAGGTCATCGCCTACGCGTGTGCGTCCGGCAGCTTCGCCGACGGCCGCATGGGCGAGCGTGCCATGACCGCCGCCATGTCGTCCGCCGCCGCGGTGCCGGCGCTGACGACATCCGGGGCCATGCTCGCGGCGCTGAACGAGATCGGTGCCCGTCGCACCGCCATCGTCACGCCGTATACACCGTCCGTCACCGGAGCCCTGGAGGACTTCCTCGAGGAAGGCGGCATCGAGGTCACCGGGCGGGCCAGCCTCGGCCTGACCCGGCACATCTGGCGGGTGCCGTACCGGGAGGTCGTCGAGATGGCGCGGCTCGCGGTCGCGCAGGGCTCGCCGGACGCGCTGTTCATCAGTTGCACCAACCTGCCGACGTACGACGTCATCCCCCAGCTCGAAGCGGAGCTGCGGATGCCGGTGCTCTCCGCGAACCAGGTCACCGTCTGGGAAGCCCTCCAGCGCATCGGCAAGGATGCCGTGGGTCCCTACCAGGCGCTGCTGGACCCGGCGGCACGGCTCGGCTGGGCGTCCATGCCGCCGCCGGACGCCACGGTACTCCCGGACGTGACGGTGCTGTCGGCGGAGCCGGCGGGAGGGCCGCCCGAGGTCCCCGCGCCGCCCGCGGAGATCGCCGCCCCGCCGCCCCCGCCGGAGGCGGCGCTGGCGGGCTCCGCGCAGGCGCAGGCACAGGACGCCGACGCGGTGGACGCGGCGGAGCCGCTCTGGCCGGACGATCCCGGGCAGTGGCCGGCGTAG